From the Salvelinus fontinalis isolate EN_2023a chromosome 21, ASM2944872v1, whole genome shotgun sequence genome, the window CCAGATACAGCACAGTATTAAATATGCATTTCTTGATTTTATTTTAGTGGAAAATGTCAGTAACATCAACAGCATGACCGCAGGTGAGCATTCAATACTCTTTCGTTGGGTTGTATATAACATGCACATATTTGAGTTGAAGTGTGACTTCTCATTCACTGCTGGATCAGATGACTGTGTACAGGAGTTGTTCTCAGTACTACGTGAGGTGGAAGAATTGGAGTAAGAGCGTGTATCCTGTTAGAATCACTAATGGCTCTTTTGGTATGTGCTTTCATTCTAAGTGGTGGCATATCCTCCACCTATATGCAATGGTGCAGTGGGAGGTAAGGCAGTATTGTGTAAAGCATGTCTAACTCCACCATCATCCCACCTGCAAAACCACAGAGTGCTCAGCACTGTCTTCAAATACAACTCTCCATATTGATGCATGCTGAAGTCTAATTTCCGTCGGATCCTGATCACATTTCCCGGCATGGTCCCATGTTGTTCTCATTTCCGTCATCTCATTAGTACTGAAGGCTTGTCGTTCATCCTGGCAGTTCATCCTAACAACTCTTACCTCGTTACGACCCGTCATATTATTTGAATCCCACCATCTTCATCAGGTTTCATTGTAGTGCAGGTCTTTGAGATGCCCTTCCTAATAATATAAAGGGCTTGAGGGTGGCATTATACCCTGCTGTTTAACACACTAAGTGTTGTTCTGGAGAGAGACCAGTTAATCCTGTTGTTTAACACACTAAGTGTTGTTCTGGAGAGAGACCAGTTAATCCTGTTGTTTAACACACTAAGTGTTGTTCTGGAGAGAGACCAGTTAATCCTGCTGCTTAACACACTAAGTGTTGTTCTGGAGAGAGACCAGTTAATCCTGCTGTTTAACACACTAAGTGTTGTTCTGGAGAGAGACCAGTTAATCCTGCTGTTTAACACACTAAGTGTTGTTCTGGAGAGAGACCAGTTAATCCTGCTGTTTAAACTGGCTATTGACACACTACGTACATCATGTAGCTACtgatcagaggaggctggtgggaggagctataggaggatgggaacattgtaatggctggaatggaatgaatggaacggtatcaaacagaTCAAATATATGGAAACCACGTGACTCTGTTGcaattattccattccagccattacaatgagcccgtcttcTGAGGGCTCCTCCCGCCAGCCTCCACTGCTACTGATGTAGGATATGTGAATGAACCAGAGAAGACAGCCATCATCAGGCTGCGTACTGCGTAGGGTAATGCTGTTTCTTAATGCCTTGTTTCTCTCCACAGACAGTATGAAGGCTCAGCTGGCCTCTGATGATCACCTGTGTCGCATCTGCATGGACGCTGTAATCGACTGTGTGCTGCTGGAGTGCGGCCACATGGTCACCTGTACCAAATGTGGGATGAGGATGAGCGAGTGCCCCATCTGCAGGCAGTACGTGGTGCGGGCCGTGCACGTCTTCAAGTCTTAACTCTGCCGTGAGCGAGCGTTTCAGCCGAGGACATTGAACCTGCGGCAGAGTGTGCACATGCTCGAAAAGCTGAATCTGTAGTGAGGGAGTGTGAGTGGGCTGTGCACGTTTCCAAGGATGCAACAGACGTGCACATCCTCCAGTTGAAATGACATgcagagcagacagcttcacacaGCCTAACTTCTATTACTAGAACTACAAGTCCCACTCCTCCCCAGTGATGGTCTGGACCCCACTGGCTGCACTGACTGACCTTCTACAAGTCTTTAGTGTAACACACACTGAACTGTTCCAAAAATAACTCTACAATATCTTATTTTACAGTGCTTCATTTCAGTTTGTAGCattttttaaaaaacatataaTTAACCATGGAGCAGAGTTGGTCCCATGGATATTTGAATTGGATGTGATTGTTCATGGTGAGTGGCTGAGGTGATCAAGGTGGAAATGATGACGATATCCCAGGGTTAGAGTCGATATGGTTTACACACTCCTGTCACACCAGGCTATACTGTACGTATCTCCTTCACTGTTCTTTAGTATGTGCAATATAAAAAAAGAGACTTCTATGTGTGAGTGAGGGACTGTCTGTCTATAAACCAGTCTGTATGTTTCTGTGCTGTTTCGTTCTACACACACATCGTAGGGTGTTTTAGGTGCCAAACTTCCCACCACAACTACAGTACATTACTGATGTCTGATTGCGGTTTCTATGCCAAGTGTCACTCCTCACTTCAGGCCATGCATTGCAGATTGGAGCAGCATCCAACCCAAACTCAAATGAATCAAATGTGTTCAAACTCAATGATTGGTTAGATTGTAGGGAGCCACATGCTATGGGTTAGTAAGGGGCTTCAGTTCAGAGTTGTTCCACCCATCTCTTCTTGCATGTGTTTAGTCAGTCACAAGTGATATCACATTATGATCAATATGTACTATGTTGATGATCTTGTTTGGCTTGGATAAGGCTCCCGTCTACTGCACGCTGTCAACTGTGGTAACATGCCATACACTGTGGCTGGGTCATCCCATGCTTTATACTCCTGTGCTCTGTGTCGCTTTTATTAAAGTCAGGCATGACTGGCAATGTGTCTCTGCCATTTCATTTAATGAAGCAATATCATGCCATTATTTTTCCATAGGTGTTTTGACCGCTTGTGTTGTCCATTGGCCGTGTTCAACTCCAGAAGTAGGTAATAGGTGCTTATACTTAAACATATCTTTTGTCATGGTGTGGGTGTGTCTTGTGAAATCTCTAATATTTTTTTAAGAGAATAAAAAGGAAGCATAACCCAAGTCTATTCTACGTGAATCAGTTAATACAATCACACTTCTGTTCTTTCAGATTTGTTGAATGACTTTAAAAAACTAGCTACTGATGCCTGTGGTACGTTATAGCAGAAAAGCTTATTGCTGTAAAATGTATTGCATATGATATCTAATATTATTGTTTACTGAAATGTAATCTATAGATAAATATATTTTTCCATTTGCTTTGGAAGTCTTATATAATTTATTAGCATTTATTGATATTTGAGAGGTTGAATTGCAATTTTTTTCTAAATGTAAATGCACTTAATTTGATCAGATGAATATGATGCTCTGCCAATCAAAAACAGAGCGCTTACTGATCATGTGACAGCTCACAATTAAAGTTCTCTCCTTTTCCTTTGGGGAATTTCTTGTTCTTACCTGCTAGGATCCATTTATACATCACGCACTGTCACTGTGTTCACATGTTTGTTTATTATAATCCTGCTACTTCTCAAAAAGATGTCACTTGTAGGCAGCTATATGATATTAAAGTATAATGAGTTATATGAGCATTCAATGGAATCCTGGATCTTTGAACTTCTTATTTTGGTAATTACAAGATTTATACCATAAAATAATAAGCAAAGATCCCGTAATTTTTTGAACACAATTCTTGCTGTATCTGACTGGTTACCATCAATTAATTGTTTATTTCCGATTTAATGAATGCAATGTTGACAGAATGGCATACTACTCTAAATTTGATGTTTAAGGTATTTATTTCAGAACCTAAAAAACATTCATAGATATTCCAATGTATGACATTTTAAACATATTTCACACATTTTTTGTTTACATATTGCACAGACTGGTTATGAACAAAAAAGATAAATTAAGACGATTGCAGGGAAAAAGTGACCAAAAATAGAGAGCTCAGTATTTAGGATGAGTTTTTAATAACTCAAAAGTCACAAACTAGTTTCTCTAAGCGTAAgatttacagtatatacagttgaaccAATTATATACTAATACATTTCCCAACCACACAGGGAAGACATGGTGATTGGTAGTTAGGCATGTCCACATACAAAAAGGAGATTTATCAAAACATAGATTAGGAGCCCCAAGTAGTCATACTTTTGTCATTTCCTGTACATACCCTTTtgttatacactcagtgtatatagtctaATAATAGCCTGCATACACAAAAAAAGCCACTACTTACGACCAGTGTAATTAAGGTATAATATAAAGTAGTTAGTTACCTGTCAGACACTGACCGTACAGTACCCCAGTTCGTATTATTAgatcatatacactgagtgtacaaaatactagtaacacctgctctttccaagacagactgaccaggtgaatacaggtgaaagctatcccttattgatgtcacttattaaatccacttcaattagtgtagatgaagggaggagacaggttaaagaaggatttttaagccttgaaacaatcgacacatggattgtgtgtatgccattgagggtgaatgggcaagacaaaagatttagtGCCTTTGAACCACAGGAGGCTTGGGCGggaaggacggctcataataatggctggaaaggagtcaatggaatgggtatcaaacacatgggaatcatgtttgataccatttcatttattccgttccagccattactatgagccccgCCCTCCCCAATTAAAGTGCCGCCAGCCACCTatactttgaacggggtatggtagtaggtgccaggcgcaccggtttgagtgtcaagaactgcagcggcactgggtttttcacacaacagtttccagtgtgtatcaagaatggtccaccagccaaagaacatccagccaacttcacacaactgtgggaagtattggagcgAAAACATTGACCAACATCCCTGTGAAACGCTTACGacagcttgtagagtccatggcctgacaaactgaggctgttctgagggtgttcctaatgttttgtacactcagtgtacatactGTATTGGTTTCATTCAAAAGCAAGTGTCTACTTAAAACTGGCATCCATAGGTGTGAGAATCCCTTGTAAAAAAACAACACTTTGAATCAGCCTTATGATGCTTCCTCTTGCAAACAGTCACTGGTGCCTACTCATACGGACTTGATAAACCTTGGAAAGGACAGTAATATTTATTTGTCAAACAGTACAAATAGATTATTTTCTAGATATTTACAAATTTAAGTTGAGTAAAACATGAAAAGGAGAACGTATCTGTACTGTACAGACAATTACACGCATAAAACTGAACATCAGCacttaaataaattaaatataaaaCAGCCGCACAGAAAACAAGCTACTGCTCTTGGCATAAATCTACAGTCTAAATAATAAAAACAGAGACAGATTGAATACTGTAAACCAGTGCATTCAACACTGCACATAAAAGTACGAAACACTTTCTGATACAAAAATATTGGTGTGTAATGCATAAACTGTGCACTGCAACAACAGTACATACTAAACAAAAGAAGTAAAACTTAACCATTGTGAACATACACTGCCTGTTCATTTgcagaaataaaaaaataacttcaATATCTTGGCAGAGACAAAACGGGGGGGAAAACTTAGTCAAATGTCCAGTAATGCCAGGTGGCCTTACATGTTGAAAATCCTGTTTTGGAAAACATTATTGTTTCAGCAGCACAAGAGGCATTCAATGAGTATCAGAATACAACACTTTCTCCATGGCGATAACGCCACCCTTGACGGTCCCTTATTCTAACGAGTGTCCTAACTAGCGAGTGCATACAGCGCCGTCTCTCTCAACCACTAACAGAGTTTCTGCAGTAGTTTCTCCTCTACAAGTCCAAACTGTACACTCACTGACATCTCAGCAATGAACCGCTCACAGCCCTCCTTGGTCACCTGCTTGCAGTAGCGCAAGTCAATATGACAGATGCTTCCACAGCGCTTGAAGTAGGTCAGCGACTGGTCCGTGACTCTGTTGCACACtgcagaggggagggaggaggaagatagGTTGATGTAATAGGAGACCATTCAGTATCTTCAGTACGTATACAGACAGATAGGCTCCTCCTATATACCTACCGGTCATTTTTTTCCTAGGATAGAAGATTCTAACCAAAATCTCAccatagaggtcgaccgattaattggaatggccgattaattagggccgatttcaagttttcataacaataacacctttatttaactaggcaagtcagttaagaacacattcttattttcaatgacgtcctatgaacggtgggttaactgccttgttcaggggcagaacaagagatttttaccttgtcagcttggggattcaatcttgcaaccttacggttaactagtccaacgctctaaccacctgccttactttgcactccacgaggagcgtgcttgttacgcgaatgcagtaagaagccaaggtaagttgctagctagcattaaacttatcttataaaaaacaatcaatcaatatcactagttaactacacatggttgatgatattactagtttatctagcgtgtcctgcgttgcatataatcgatgcggtgcacattcgcgaaaaaggactgtcgttgccccaacgtgtacctaaccataaacatcaatgcctttcttaaaatcaatacacaagtatatatttttaaacctgcctatttagttaatatttcctgctaacatgaatttcttttaactaggaaaattgtgtcacttctcttgcaacagagtcagggtatatgcagcagtttgggccgcctggctcgttgcgaactgtgtgaagactatttctttctaacaaagacagccaacttcgccaaacgggggatgatttaacaaaagcgcatttgtgaaaaaagcacaatcgttgcacgactgtatcTAACCATAAAcaccaatgcctttcttaaaatcaatacacagaagtatatatttttaaacctgcatatttaactaaaagaaatccaggttagcaggcaatattaaccaggtgaaattgtgtcacttctcttgcgttcattgcacgcagagtcagtgtatatgcaacagtttgggctgcctggctcattgcgaactaatttgccagaatgttACATAattataacattgaaggttgtgcaatgtaacaggaatattttgacttatggatgccacccgttagataaaatacgtaacggttccgtatttcactgaaagaataaatgttttgttttcgagatgatagtttccggattcgacaatattaatgacctaaggctcgtatttctgtgtgttatgttataattaagtctataatttgatagagcagtctgactgagcgatggtaggcaccagcaggatcgtaagcattcatttcaaacagcactttcgtgcgttttgccagcagctcttcgcaatgcttcaagcatttttatgacttcaagcctatcaactcccgagtcAATCGCTATGTTGATgaaatgttctgagcaaggaacttaaacgttagctttcttacatggcacatattgcacttttactttcttctccaacactttgtttttgcattatttaaaccaaattgaacatgtttcattatttatttgaggctatattgattttattgatgtattatattaagttaaagtgttcattcagtattgttgtaattgtcattatcacaaatacatttttatatatatatatatatatatatatatatatatatatatatatatatatacatatatatatatatatattttttttaaatcggacgaTTAATCGGTAGcgactttttttggtcctccaataatccgtATCGgctttgaaaaatcataatcggtcgacctctaatttcaAGTGCTGTCAATGGGTGAGTGACTGACAGTGGATAAGACATCAGTGGTGCCAGAGACCTCATTAGTCTGACTACCACACGGTTCCCCCTGACTGCCTCATAATGGGAATGTCTGTCTCTCATTGATCCAACCTTTAAGGGCACTACTCAGAGTGGAGAAACACAGGGGGGGGTTTCAGTTATGGTGTTTGTAGTGGAGCTTCACTCTGGGGGGACTGTGAGCCCTAGTTTTACTCCGCCCCATTGGCTCCAATTGCGCATCACAAATAGGCACAATTAAAGCTATTTCTATAGGGCTCCGCAATCTAAAGAATTCAGTTGAATGTATGTTTTTGCACTGTGTTTCAAATGTCTATCACAAGAATgacgtttttttgtttttgagCGTTCTGTCCTTGTCCTGTCCTTGTCCTGTCTCGTGTCCTTCGCACCTTCTGTGCTGCGTGCACATTTCTACTCGCACACAGACCCCAAGTCCCTCCCCTTGCCACTCATGACAAAAGAGCTTCTTCCTCTCGGACAACAATCGGTTTAATCTAGCTATTTgaatttgaggtttggtccaacagaatcgcTATGTTGTTCACACAGTTGGAGCCGGAcaggagggtgtgttcataacagttcaactgttctgcctttttagcaagcaaatagatccaagttggctagaGTTGAAATATGAATGTTAGCTGGCTCCTCACTAGCACGTGGGCTTGTGTTTGAGATATCGTTTATGAGACCTGTGTTCATTTTCTATAATGTTCGACTCAAGAAGTTTGTCACCATTAGTGAATTTGCATTACCCATGGTTCTGGGTAATTTTGTAACAAAAAGGGCATTGTCATTAacagacttgaaagccagatcagtgattattgcaacACCACAAAAGTAGGTTAAACTATTTTAATAAAATAATTCCattattagtgggtcttatggttgtggaaggcttcTATTTAGCCTAGGTTTAACTTAACAAGCCCTGAGTTCATTTGATTATTCCTGACTGTTTGAAATTAGGTGTATTGTCTGTTAATTGTGCAACAAAGCGTATTGATAGAAAACGTTCTAGAAATTCTAGAAAGATATAACGTGAACCACCCATAAGTTAGAAAAAGAATCAAGACatgatttttaggccatatcgcccagccctatatTTCTATTGGCATCCATGGGCTCATTACATGTCTTTATGGGGGGGGTGCATTCCTCTCAGAAGGGAACATGCCATGCATGACCTATGCCATGAAGCAACGAATGAACTTTGCAACGAACAGTCAATGGCTGTGTCTGGATTCTAACCAATATGTTCTAACTAGTGACTAGTACTGTTACTGTTAGTAGTAAATACTTTCAGTAAACAGTAGGGACATTCTGACATGGTCTGTCTGTAGTGATAGTAGCCATTGTGACACTGCCTTGTATCCTCCTACCGGAGAGGTTGATGTCAGTGAGCGAGTCTCTGGTGGTGGTCCCAGCAGCGGTCAGGATGTTGACCGACTGGTCAGTGACGTGGTTGCAGTAGCTCAAGTCCAGTCTGGTCAGCTGGGGCGTGTAGCGGATGAGGAGGCGCAGGGAGGTGTCTGTGATGTCCAGCCCGGCCAGACGCAGGTCCACCACATTCCGCAGCTTACTCCTGTTGTCCAGCTGacctagagagggagagacagaaagagacggaGAGATAGAATGTGTCAAGTTGTTTTTAAGCTTCCTTACTCGGAGCACAATCAGGTCCAAGTGTTTCCAGCTGTGTGGCCTGTAAAGACAGCCACAAGGGGGCACCAGAGAGCACAGCAAGACCTGACATGGATGGGCTGCAGCAGCCTGACTGGATCGCAAAACACATGGACATGCTGTTCAAAACTTCCCGCCACGTGTCCAGACGGTCATTCTAACATACTGGAGGATGGTGGGAATATACCTGGCCTGTTGTCTGTGGGGGGTGAGAGCAGGTCCCTCATCTGGGCATCTTTGAGCCCCTCTACCCACTGGACATCTAGGGTCCTCagcagtgggcagctggcagTGCAGAGGGCAGACACAGCCACCCAGGAGCAGCCTGAGAGCAGCAGCATCCGCAGACCTGCAGGGACAACAGTCCGGGGTTAACAGGGGTCAAAACTCAACATCACTCTCTCTTGCTAACACCCTAGCACTGtcaaaatgcccccccccccccccccccccccaaaaaaaagaagCCTGACTAATACTTCATTAGGGCTCCCTCCCTCCAACTAGGCCAGTCCCAACTAACGTGTAACATTCTCTGCTGCTATTTTCAATCGTTGAGGGGGAGGGGGACTAATTGTGATTTTCCATTAAGGAATCATATTAGTCTCCAACAGTTCGTTAACCTGAggcttcaaaaacaaggaaacaaAAACAATCACTATGCAAATGTAATTATAGTTGCCGCATAAATTAATAAGAAACAAAGCAAATGGGCTGAAACACTTAAGGAAACCCTGGGGATACAAGCGTCAGACATGCCGGAGCAGCTCGCCCAGCCATGGAAACAAAGACGGCATTGCAGTATCGCCAAACATAAACCCATCACAACTAGTCACATTAAATATGTTCCTGTCAATGCCCTCAGTACAGAGAAGCACTGTAATAGACTGTAGTGGTGACATCAGGTTTGCAGTGTGTACCCAGAACCATGGACAGAGATACAGTGTAACAGCTcactgcatacatacatacatacatacatacatacatacatacatacatacatacatacatacgacAGTTCAGACCATTCTGTTATAAAGGCACAGAGGGATTTACACATTGCCTCAGTTACAACACTGCTGGCTGGTGTTTACCTGGCAGCCTGTTGATGAGCCAGCTGAGCTGCTTCTTGGAGATGTTGGTCCAGCTGAGGTCCAGAGCCACAGGCTGTCTGCGGATGATGCCACTCAGCATGAGGGGAGTGATGGACTTACAGCGGTTCAGATCGATCCGCGTCCACAGCCTCTTATCACAGCACCTGGGGAGGCAGGGGCGAAGGTTAGCACACGATCACACAGCCACCATAGCTACAGCTGTGGAACGACTACACTGAGGTGAGAGCTCTAGGCTAGAGAGCCTTACAGCTTAGCGTTCATACTGTAGTTCCAATGGACAAGGTCCATTATGAGAAGCACAACCCACTATTTCACAAGACTGACTGGTTTAACTTGGTATCAGACCCCTTGCTCTGTCTGATAGCCACAGCACATCTGAAAACTCACCATCTGTTCCAGGTTTTGCAGACGCGCATGCAGACACAAAGGTCTCTGTGTGCGAGGTGCCCGAACACGGCCATCCACACCTCCCTGTGCATCATGTGGGTCTGTCCGTCTTCCAGGGGCAGTCTGTCTGGCGGGGGGCTGATGGGAGGCGGCCGGATCACGTGACGCTCCATCTGGACACACTTGGGCGGTGAGCGGCAGGGAGGGGGGCGTGGGCAAATGGGTGTGATTGGAGGGCTGCGGCTCCACCCCAGGGGAGAGAGCTGGCGTGCCGTCCCATTTAATTCCCGCCCCCTGGGGTGGAGCCAGTCTCCGAGGTCACTGGTGCAGTTGTTGAGTGGCCGCTTAAGCTTAGGCTCCTCCCCGTCGCTCTCAGGCTCTGTCTTCATTGGCCTGTGATTCCGATTGACTAACCTGTCCTCGATCTTCAATGGCCGGCGGTTGTGATTGGATAGGCCATCCTCAGTCTTAATTGGCCTGCGATTATGATTGGCAGGAGAGTCCTCTATTCTTAGTGGTCTGCGGTTCGGATTGGTCGAGGAGTCCTCAGTTTTCAAGGGTCGACGGCTGTTATTGGCTAGGCTGTCCTCCCTCTTCAGTGGTCTGCGGTTCTGATTGGCCAGGCAGTCCTCGGTCTTCTGAATCTCCAGATTGAGCTCTTTGCTCAGCTCCTTGCTCAGCTCTTTGTTGGGGAGGCGGCGGCGCTTGCGTGCCTTCAGCTGGCCAGGTGTCTTCTCTGGGGCATCGCACCCTTCACTGCTGGGCCCTGCCCGGGGAGAGCTGGAGCAGGACTGGTCACTCTCTCTGGCCGTAGACGTCCGTAGCAGTGGACTCAGCATAGTCTTTACTGTACCGTCTTTACTGTCCTCTACACCAccatctttctcctcctcctcatctccatcctcttcctcctcttctcttttccCTTTAGTTGCAACCCTGTCCCCTGTGCATctgtcctcctcttcatcttcatgGTCTTTGTGTTCTTCGTCCTCATCTACTTGCTCTTGCTTGATGGTCTTTAACAGCTTGGGGATCAAAAGGTCTTCAGGTTTTGGGGGCTTCTTCTGTAAAGGAACATAGGGAGCAGATCAGTTACTCTAACATTAATTTCTTACAATCCACTTTACAGTTTGAAGTGGCCTTATACATATAATCTTCTACATGTTTCACAAGTAAGGGGTTTACCATTCTCAAATGACAAGGGTTACTGTTTGGCAATTGAATCTTGACTAAATAAACTTGTCAATTTTTCTCAAATCAAGAGGAATGCTCAGTACAGATACTTCATTATAAACGTAATTATCCATGATCAGGCTGATCAGTCTGTTGGATAAATTACCTTTTTCTTGACAACAGGAGGCTCGTCCTCATCTTTGATGTCGAACagcatcctcttcttcctcagaGGGTTGTCCTCAGGCCTTGGTCGGGGCAGGCCGCTCAGAGACAGCATGGGAGAACGTTTCTTCAGAGGAGGAGATTCCTCTGCTTTCGTTTTGGGGGTGTCATCACGATCCGCCTTCCTCTTCACTGTGGTCACGGTTGCCGTGGTCCCAGTGGGTGATGTTGGCAGGCTGGGCGGGTCGGGCTCTTCCTTGATGTCACGGTTCAATCGTGAGTCCTTCAGCAGCGACCCGGGAAGGTTGGACGCGTACTTGAACCCTGGTCCTCTTTTTTGCTTGACGGCCAAAAGGTGAGAAACAAGAGAAGACTACTTTATATCTTTTGCCTATTTGTTTCCGGACACTTTTAAATTCTAAAGTATTTTTACAATACATGTGATGTCTTGAACAGAGCAGAGGCTAGATATTCCGAACATTCCAGTTCCACACCCACATAGATGCTTACTTTCCCTGTCTTCCCTGAATGGTTGCATTTTGGACACTCCCAGCAGTTTGGCAACTCGTCATTTACAACTCCACCGGAATCTTTCACCTGAACAAAAGAGCACAAGTAGTGAGTGGGTGAACGTGATAGGAAGCACAAGTAAAAGTGAGACAGTAAGAAGTAAAGCTATCATTTATCATTTGCAGCATAGAAGTCCTCTATAGGATGAAGGGCAACCATAAACAAATACACTGCAGTAACGTAAGTGCTCACACTGAATCGATCGATCACG encodes:
- the LOC129818594 gene encoding lysine-specific demethylase 2B-like isoform X2; the encoded protein is MEASAESGRKLRSICRTMYDENEDFSDVEEIANVRGFNLEEKLVSDSYNTHFVQLMDGKDFTYEYVQREALQTPLIFKAKDGLGIRMPDPEFTVSEIKGLVGSRRAVDVMDVSTQKGSEMSMAQFVRYYETPEEERDKLFNVISLEFSHTKLENLIKRPTVVDLVDWVDNMWPLKLKRRQTEATNVISEMKYPKVQKYCLMSVKGCYTDFHIDFGGTSVWYHVFKGGKVFWLVPPTPHNLALYEDWVLSGKQSDIFLGDRADGCQRVELKQGYTFFIPSGWIHAVYTPEDTLVFGGNILHSFNIPMQLSIYEIENRTKVNSKFRYPFYHEMCWYVLERYVHCLTKRSHLTPEFRREPLLIDLETKLSTESPSSDSRSQDMDEEDSCETQQGRDEQGDRSAFDDPCSPDNRKGKSSGLRHLKAALSNDSEDSCIPTSTQPPEFPKTPFGSPVSESPSKWTHLTEFELKGLKALVEKLEALPENKKGVPDGIKDPQALLEDMKVVLKEHEDDDPKMAATGVPVVFWPKKSAKTLSRAAEKATTTKDIVTSGEVNQRLSDEQTLQQTDRRFQQRRQQRHLDQQRPPNRPKPKMAASSPAAAVKLSASRSTSGARRRRTRCRKCEACLRTECGECHFCKDMKKFGGPGRMKQSCIMRQCIAPVLPHTAVCLVCGEAGKEDTVEEEEDKFNRMLMECSICNEIVHPLCLKVKDSGGVVNDELPNCWECPKCNHSGKTGKQKRGPGFKYASNLPGSLLKDSRLNRDIKEEPDPPSLPTSPTGTTATVTTVKRKADRDDTPKTKAEESPPLKKRSPMLSLSGLPRPRPEDNPLRKKRMLFDIKDEDEPPVVKKKKKPPKPEDLLIPKLLKTIKQEQVDEDEEHKDHEDEEEDRCTGDRVATKGKREEEEEDGDEEEEKDGGVEDSKDGTVKTMLSPLLRTSTARESDQSCSSSPRAGPSSEGCDAPEKTPGQLKARKRRRLPNKELSKELSKELNLEIQKTEDCLANQNRRPLKREDSLANNSRRPLKTEDSSTNPNRRPLRIEDSPANHNRRPIKTEDGLSNHNRRPLKIEDRLVNRNHRPMKTEPESDGEEPKLKRPLNNCTSDLGDWLHPRGRELNGTARQLSPLGWSRSPPITPICPRPPPCRSPPKCVQMERHVIRPPPISPPPDRLPLEDGQTHMMHREVWMAVFGHLAHRDLCVCMRVCKTWNRWCCDKRLWTRIDLNRCKSITPLMLSGIIRRQPVALDLSWTNISKKQLSWLINRLPGLRMLLLSGCSWVAVSALCTASCPLLRTLDVQWVEGLKDAQMRDLLSPPTDNRPGQLDNRSKLRNVVDLRLAGLDITDTSLRLLIRYTPQLTRLDLSYCNHVTDQSVNILTAAGTTTRDSLTDINLSVCNRVTDQSLTYFKRCGSICHIDLRYCKQVTKEGCERFIAEMSVSVQFGLVEEKLLQKLC
- the LOC129818594 gene encoding lysine-specific demethylase 2B-like isoform X1; translated protein: MEASAESGRKLRSICRTMYDENEDFSDVEEIANVRGFNLEEKLVSDSYNTHFVQLMDGKDFTYEYVQREALQTPLIFKAKDGLGIRMPDPEFTVSEIKGLVGSRRAVDVMDVSTQKGSEMSMAQFVRYYETPEEERDKLFNVISLEFSHTKLENLIKRPTVVDLVDWVDNMWPLKLKRRQTEATNVISEMKYPKVQKYCLMSVKGCYTDFHIDFGGTSVWYHVFKGGKVFWLVPPTPHNLALYEDWVLSGKQSDIFLGDRADGCQRVELKQGYTFFIPSGWIHAVYTPEDTLVFGGNILHSFNIPMQLSIYEIENRTKVNSKFRYPFYHEMCWYVLERYVHCLTKRSHLTPEFRREPLLIDLETKLSTESPSSDSRSQDMDEEDSCETQQGRDEQGDRSAFDDPCSPDNRKGKSSGLRHLKAALSNDSEDSCIPTSTQPPEFPKTPFGSPVSESPSKWTHLTEFELKGLKALVEKLEALPENKKGVPDGIKDPQALLEDMKVVLKEHEDDDPKMAATGVPVVFWPKKSAKTLSRAAEKATTTKDIVTSGEVNQRLSDEQTLQQTDRRFQQRRQQRHLDQQRPPNRPKPKMAASSPAAAVKLSASRSTSGARRRRTRCRKCEACLRTECGECHFCKDMKKFGGPGRMKQSCIMRQCIAPVLPHTAVCLVCGEAGKEDTVEEEEDKFNRMLMECSICNEIVHPLCLKVKDSGGVVNDELPNCWECPKCNHSGKTGKAVKQKRGPGFKYASNLPGSLLKDSRLNRDIKEEPDPPSLPTSPTGTTATVTTVKRKADRDDTPKTKAEESPPLKKRSPMLSLSGLPRPRPEDNPLRKKRMLFDIKDEDEPPVVKKKKKPPKPEDLLIPKLLKTIKQEQVDEDEEHKDHEDEEEDRCTGDRVATKGKREEEEEDGDEEEEKDGGVEDSKDGTVKTMLSPLLRTSTARESDQSCSSSPRAGPSSEGCDAPEKTPGQLKARKRRRLPNKELSKELSKELNLEIQKTEDCLANQNRRPLKREDSLANNSRRPLKTEDSSTNPNRRPLRIEDSPANHNRRPIKTEDGLSNHNRRPLKIEDRLVNRNHRPMKTEPESDGEEPKLKRPLNNCTSDLGDWLHPRGRELNGTARQLSPLGWSRSPPITPICPRPPPCRSPPKCVQMERHVIRPPPISPPPDRLPLEDGQTHMMHREVWMAVFGHLAHRDLCVCMRVCKTWNRWCCDKRLWTRIDLNRCKSITPLMLSGIIRRQPVALDLSWTNISKKQLSWLINRLPGLRMLLLSGCSWVAVSALCTASCPLLRTLDVQWVEGLKDAQMRDLLSPPTDNRPGQLDNRSKLRNVVDLRLAGLDITDTSLRLLIRYTPQLTRLDLSYCNHVTDQSVNILTAAGTTTRDSLTDINLSVCNRVTDQSLTYFKRCGSICHIDLRYCKQVTKEGCERFIAEMSVSVQFGLVEEKLLQKLC